In Clostridium sp. DL-VIII, the following proteins share a genomic window:
- the eat gene encoding ethanolamine permease, translating to MNNELKKTLKPIQLWGIIVGMVISGMYCGWNYALDFTSPVGFIVAILIVTVFYTTFMFSYAELSTAIPHAGGPSEYASRALGKFGGFFAGFSCLVEFLFATPAIALSIGAYINFLIPGVPAVIAAIIAYAIFVIINCLGIEAAAKVELTVTVIAIAGLILFVGAGAPHIEMSNILGGDIFKGGFSGIFGAIPFAIWFYLAVEGGAMSAEECENPKRDIPKGFILGIATLVVLALATFFVTAGTTDAGTISSSDSPLPTALEGIYGAGLLSNAMSFIGLFGLIASLHGIIIGYSRQGFAMSRAGYLPKFLSKTNSKGAPVHSIVIMSLIGMIFVLTGQTAVIIVISSFGAVALYIISMISLFILRSREPELNRPFKVAYPIVPAVAIIIAFVFLVALIISNFSTVLWVVGAYALAIIYYFIYSKVSGTSVEEQLDGETI from the coding sequence ATGAATAATGAATTAAAAAAGACTTTAAAACCAATACAGCTTTGGGGAATAATAGTTGGTATGGTTATATCGGGAATGTATTGTGGATGGAATTATGCATTGGACTTTACAAGTCCAGTTGGATTTATAGTAGCAATTTTAATAGTTACAGTTTTTTATACTACATTTATGTTTAGTTATGCAGAGCTTTCTACTGCGATTCCTCATGCAGGAGGACCTTCAGAATATGCATCAAGGGCTCTTGGAAAGTTTGGTGGTTTTTTTGCCGGTTTTTCATGCTTAGTTGAATTTTTATTTGCAACACCAGCAATAGCTTTGTCAATTGGCGCATATATTAATTTTCTAATACCAGGAGTTCCAGCAGTTATAGCAGCCATAATCGCTTATGCAATATTTGTAATCATAAATTGCCTTGGAATTGAAGCAGCAGCTAAAGTTGAACTTACTGTTACTGTTATTGCTATAGCAGGATTAATATTATTTGTAGGAGCAGGTGCGCCACATATCGAGATGAGTAATATTCTTGGTGGCGATATTTTCAAAGGCGGCTTCAGTGGAATTTTTGGTGCAATACCATTTGCAATTTGGTTTTACTTGGCTGTTGAAGGAGGAGCAATGTCAGCTGAAGAATGTGAAAATCCTAAAAGAGACATACCAAAAGGTTTTATTTTAGGGATAGCTACTCTTGTAGTATTAGCACTTGCAACTTTCTTTGTAACAGCAGGAACAACAGATGCAGGAACTATAAGTTCATCAGATTCACCACTACCTACAGCCTTAGAGGGAATATATGGAGCAGGGCTTCTATCAAATGCAATGAGCTTCATAGGATTATTTGGTCTTATTGCAAGTCTTCATGGAATAATTATAGGATATTCGAGACAAGGGTTTGCAATGTCAAGAGCTGGATATTTGCCAAAATTTTTGTCAAAGACAAATTCTAAAGGTGCACCAGTGCATTCTATAGTTATAATGAGTTTAATTGGAATGATATTTGTTTTAACAGGACAAACTGCTGTAATCATTGTTATATCATCCTTTGGGGCTGTTGCATTATATATAATAAGTATGATTTCTTTATTTATTTTAAGAAGCAGAGAGCCAGAGCTTAACAGACCTTTTAAAGTTGCTTATCCTATTGTACCTGCTGTAGCAATTATAATAGCATTCGTATTTTTAGTTGCGTTAATTATCTCGAATTTTTCTACTGTCCTATGGGTAGTGGGGGCTTATGCTTTAGCAATAATTTATTATTTTATATATTCAAAGGTTAGTGGAACAAGTGTAGAAGAACAGCTTGATGGAGAAACTATATAA
- a CDS encoding ethanolamine ammonia-lyase reactivating factor EutA, producing MLQSQIYSIGVDIGTSTTEVIVSKLKLKNILSSSLIRETVIDGKEIIYKSPIEFTPLLDEVTINFSKVKEIVAKAIKSSGIEKNKISTGAVIITGETARKENAAEVSNSLSEFLGDFVVATAGPKLESLLAGFGSGACDMSKERNRRIINLDIGGGTTNAAIFNCGECEETFALDIGGRLIKFDDEGKVIYISKRIEFLIKKLNLDIEIGKIADIKDIESLCKKLACSLSEVCILKEMREDTEKLFITEGFAGIKADYISFSGGIGEYIGDINVELSLKEAMKHKDIGVVLGNCISTEFKKYKKLVISPKEKIRATVIGAGNHSMTISGSTIAFDKSVLPLKNIPILKPFYKEEKLNEIYAQGIKNISIYEESPIAISLIGPKSPSYEELKIIGNQIIKLYEEIDGPIIVILENDFGKALGQIILLNLKKKREVICIDKISTKNGDYMDIGLPIGDAIPVVIKTLIYNC from the coding sequence ATTTTACAAAGTCAGATATATAGTATAGGAGTTGATATTGGGACATCGACAACGGAAGTCATAGTCAGCAAATTAAAGCTCAAAAACATTTTAAGTTCTTCATTAATAAGGGAAACAGTAATTGATGGAAAAGAAATAATCTATAAAAGCCCTATTGAATTTACACCTTTATTAGATGAGGTAACTATTAATTTTAGTAAAGTCAAAGAGATTGTCGCTAAGGCTATTAAATCAAGCGGAATAGAAAAAAATAAGATATCAACAGGAGCTGTAATTATAACTGGAGAAACTGCAAGAAAAGAAAATGCAGCAGAAGTATCTAATAGTCTTTCGGAGTTTCTAGGGGATTTTGTAGTAGCAACTGCAGGCCCTAAACTTGAGTCATTACTTGCAGGCTTTGGTTCAGGTGCTTGTGATATGTCAAAGGAGCGTAACAGAAGAATAATAAATCTTGATATTGGAGGAGGGACAACTAACGCAGCAATTTTCAACTGCGGTGAATGTGAAGAAACCTTTGCATTGGATATTGGGGGAAGACTTATTAAGTTTGATGATGAAGGGAAAGTCATTTATATTTCAAAAAGAATTGAATTTCTCATAAAGAAGTTAAATCTAGATATTGAAATTGGGAAAATAGCAGATATAAAGGATATAGAATCTTTATGCAAAAAATTAGCATGCAGTTTATCAGAGGTTTGTATCTTAAAAGAAATGAGAGAAGATACTGAAAAGTTATTTATAACTGAAGGCTTTGCAGGGATTAAAGCAGATTATATAAGTTTTTCAGGAGGAATAGGTGAATATATAGGTGATATAAATGTAGAGCTTAGTCTTAAAGAAGCCATGAAACACAAAGATATAGGAGTGGTGCTAGGAAATTGTATAAGTACAGAATTTAAAAAATATAAGAAGCTTGTGATATCTCCAAAAGAAAAAATAAGGGCAACAGTAATTGGAGCAGGAAATCATTCAATGACAATAAGCGGCAGCACAATAGCTTTTGATAAATCTGTACTACCACTTAAAAATATACCTATATTAAAACCATTTTACAAAGAAGAGAAATTAAATGAAATATATGCTCAAGGAATTAAAAATATCAGTATATATGAAGAATCTCCAATAGCAATTTCTCTTATAGGGCCTAAGAGTCCAAGTTACGAAGAGCTTAAGATAATTGGAAATCAAATAATAAAGTTGTATGAAGAAATTGATGGACCAATAATCGTAATTTTAGAAAATGATTTTGGAAAAGCTCTTGGGCAGATAATTTTATTAAATTTAAAAAAGAAAAGAGAAGTTATATGTATAGATAAAATATCTACTAAGAATGGAGACTATATGGATATAGGTCTGCCTATAGGTGATGCGATTCCTGTAGTCATAAAGACATTAATTTATAACTGCTAA
- a CDS encoding iron-containing alcohol dehydrogenase: MENFEFYTPTKVVFGKGAEMQVGALVKSQNCKKVLVHFGGNSAKKSGLLDRVFESLKREDIDYISLGGVVPNPRLSKVYEGIELCKKEGVDFILAVGGGSVIDSAKAIGYGMANDCDVWDIYTRKAEVTGCLPIGAILTISAAGSEMSDSSVITNEDGWLKRGFNSNYSRCKFAIMNPELTYTLPKYQTASGAVDILMHTMERYFTQSESMEITDNISEGLMRAVINNAKILMTEPENYDARAEIMWAGSLSHNGLTGCGSIGDWACHQLEHELGGMFDVAHGAGLAAVWGSWARYVYKSNVTRFVQFAVNVMGVSNDFRNPEKVALEGIKAMENFYHQIDMPTSISELGVKLTDEQIDELSYKCSFKNTRTIGAFKPLNTEDMKNIYVMAK, encoded by the coding sequence ATGGAGAATTTTGAATTTTATACACCAACTAAAGTAGTTTTTGGAAAAGGCGCAGAGATGCAGGTAGGTGCTCTTGTGAAGTCCCAAAACTGTAAGAAAGTATTAGTGCATTTTGGTGGAAATAGTGCAAAGAAATCAGGACTTTTAGATAGAGTTTTTGAATCTTTAAAAAGAGAAGACATTGATTATATAAGTTTAGGAGGCGTAGTTCCAAATCCTAGACTCTCAAAAGTATATGAAGGTATCGAGCTATGCAAAAAGGAAGGCGTTGATTTTATATTAGCTGTTGGTGGAGGCAGTGTTATTGATTCTGCTAAAGCAATAGGATATGGAATGGCAAATGACTGTGATGTGTGGGATATATATACTAGAAAAGCAGAGGTTACTGGCTGTCTGCCAATTGGTGCAATATTGACTATTTCAGCAGCTGGAAGTGAAATGAGCGATTCATCAGTAATTACAAATGAAGATGGATGGCTAAAGAGAGGCTTTAATAGCAATTACTCACGCTGCAAATTTGCGATTATGAATCCAGAACTTACTTATACATTGCCTAAATATCAAACAGCAAGTGGTGCGGTAGATATTTTGATGCATACAATGGAACGTTATTTTACTCAATCAGAAAGTATGGAGATTACAGATAACATTAGCGAAGGTCTAATGAGGGCAGTAATTAATAATGCAAAGATATTGATGACAGAACCTGAAAATTATGATGCTCGTGCTGAGATTATGTGGGCAGGAAGTCTTTCACATAATGGATTAACAGGATGTGGGTCTATTGGAGACTGGGCATGTCATCAGCTTGAACATGAACTTGGAGGTATGTTTGATGTAGCTCATGGAGCTGGGCTTGCAGCAGTATGGGGAAGCTGGGCTAGATATGTATATAAGAGTAATGTTACACGTTTTGTACAATTTGCTGTGAATGTAATGGGAGTATCGAATGATTTCCGTAATCCGGAGAAAGTGGCTTTAGAAGGAATTAAAGCAATGGAAAACTTTTATCATCAAATTGATATGCCAACTTCAATAAGTGAGCTTGGAGTTAAATTAACAGACGAGCAAATAGACGAATTATCGTATAAATGCAGTTTTAAGAATACAAGAACTATTGGAGCATTTAAGCCTCTTAATACTGAAGATATGAAAAATATTTATGTTATGGCCAAATGA
- a CDS encoding metallophosphoesterase family protein, with protein MRLVILGDFHYSSLEEMDTEKDKQIFDIRDKYYEKVIYNFLKTKGDYHISLGDLTNYGNKQELEYVCSAMKNKGVNFIHVLGNHDSYSLSKNDILSITKQERYFSICEDNIIMIFIDSTLETNHERWAGYMDEIQLQWLKNEIIHSTGKTILIFSHHPVYGTTTFSKDENSYIEQIEELNKILALHKGRGIFFCGHNHANSICKRDNWHFVQTAATLDINAFRVVDIYDDKIKLDYKEVDNVSELSKNLGSNMFRFSLKDNAVGNEEDRRLEILNDVIISS; from the coding sequence ATGAGGCTTGTTATATTAGGAGATTTTCATTATTCATCTCTTGAAGAAATGGATACGGAGAAAGATAAGCAGATATTTGATATTAGAGATAAGTATTATGAAAAGGTGATATATAACTTTTTAAAAACTAAAGGTGATTATCATATATCTTTGGGTGACCTAACTAATTATGGTAATAAACAAGAACTGGAATATGTATGCAGTGCAATGAAAAATAAAGGAGTTAACTTTATTCATGTACTAGGAAATCATGATAGCTATAGCTTATCAAAAAATGATATTTTAAGTATTACAAAGCAAGAAAGATATTTTTCTATATGTGAAGATAATATTATAATGATTTTTATTGATTCAACTCTTGAAACAAATCATGAGCGCTGGGCAGGATATATGGATGAGATACAGCTTCAGTGGCTTAAAAATGAAATCATACATTCAACAGGTAAGACAATTCTTATTTTTTCCCATCATCCAGTCTACGGAACTACAACTTTCTCAAAAGATGAAAACTCATATATAGAACAAATTGAAGAGTTAAATAAAATTTTAGCGTTGCATAAAGGGCGTGGAATATTTTTTTGTGGTCATAATCATGCTAATTCGATATGTAAAAGAGATAATTGGCATTTTGTTCAGACAGCAGCTACTTTAGACATCAATGCATTTAGAGTGGTTGATATTTATGATGACAAAATAAAGCTTGATTACAAGGAAGTAGACAATGTAAGTGAGCTTTCTAAAAATCTGGGATCTAATATGTTTCGCTTTTCACTTAAGGACAATGCAGTAGGAAATGAAGAGGACAGAAGATTAGAAATTTTAAATGATGTGATAATTAGTTCATAA
- a CDS encoding GNAT family protein, producing MKYFKKLIGTQVYLSPMNVEDVESYVKWFNDFSLTDGLGVSCNISSFESEKEWILHNSNKYHFAIVSLDNDELIGNCGIQEIDQLRQCAEVGLFIGNEKNRNKGYGEEVLNLLLDYGFNYLNLNNIMLKVFSFNERAINCYKKVGFKEIGRRRQCYYLKGKFCDEVYMDILRGERKFI from the coding sequence ATGAAGTATTTCAAAAAATTAATAGGCACGCAGGTCTATTTATCACCTATGAATGTTGAAGATGTTGAGAGTTACGTTAAATGGTTTAATGATTTTAGTCTTACAGATGGATTAGGAGTTTCATGTAACATTTCATCTTTTGAAAGTGAAAAAGAATGGATCTTACATAATTCTAATAAATATCATTTTGCAATAGTTAGTTTAGATAATGATGAATTAATTGGTAATTGTGGAATTCAAGAAATTGATCAATTAAGGCAATGTGCAGAAGTCGGATTATTTATTGGTAATGAAAAAAATCGTAATAAAGGATATGGAGAAGAAGTACTTAACTTATTACTAGATTATGGATTTAATTATTTAAACCTAAATAATATAATGTTGAAAGTTTTTTCATTTAATGAAAGAGCAATTAATTGTTATAAAAAAGTTGGGTTTAAGGAAATAGGAAGAAGAAGACAATGCTATTATTTGAAAGGAAAATTTTGTGATGAAGTGTATATGGACATATTAAGAGGAGAACGAAAATTTATATAA
- a CDS encoding CBS domain-containing protein: protein MLVKDIMSKDIVSLNSKDSVERAAKMMKQFDVGSIPVCDQQKLVGIVTDRDITLNSVASGANTSQQKICDVMSSNPVTGRPEMDVHDAARIMSDEQIRRLPIVENNNLVGIVALGDISVEPNLQDNAENALKNISQPGTNNHA from the coding sequence ATGTTAGTAAAAGATATAATGTCAAAAGATATAGTAAGCTTAAATTCAAAGGATTCTGTTGAAAGAGCTGCTAAAATGATGAAGCAGTTTGATGTTGGTTCAATACCTGTATGTGATCAGCAAAAATTAGTCGGAATTGTTACAGATAGAGATATTACCTTAAATTCTGTAGCATCCGGAGCAAACACAAGCCAGCAAAAAATATGTGATGTTATGAGTTCTAATCCTGTTACAGGACGCCCTGAAATGGATGTTCATGATGCTGCAAGAATAATGAGTGACGAGCAGATAAGAAGACTTCCTATTGTAGAAAATAATAATCTTGTAGGAATAGTAGCTCTTGGAGATATTTCAGTTGAACCTAACCTTCAAGATAATGCAGAGAATGCACTTAAAAACATCTCACAACCTGGAACAAACAATCACGCGTAA
- a CDS encoding DUF3810 domain-containing protein, protein MNNLTETREILSNKRKLKISVVLFLVSAALFIMARYIDKFSDLYYKYIYIIVLNTIPRGFSLIPFSVYEIILYGFSIFILVRLIRYIYLGITKKLSFKKIIIRATSNFLIYVSVFLFLNMIALGVNSFRTDFVTLTNLKVSNNSDEERLIEICERFKDKLNELDGKIQKDQNGFLKLDTNVRQEGRDNMKNLGKTYSFLQGYYPIPKPYIFSKVMSYQLLEGETNFTLEANYNNDMPQVDIPSTICHELSHVKGFINEYEANYISFLACINSNSYEYQYSGYFMAYSYCMSDLYYSNLDAFKKINGELSDNVKLELKNEALFWDSYRGGISDLYDNVYDKILKAGGQEDGIRSYNVVVKLLMAGYGDQFE, encoded by the coding sequence ATGAATAATTTAACTGAAACAAGAGAAATTTTATCTAATAAAAGAAAGTTAAAAATAAGTGTAGTATTATTTTTAGTCAGTGCTGCATTATTTATTATGGCAAGATATATAGATAAATTTTCAGATTTGTACTATAAATATATCTATATAATAGTACTTAATACTATTCCAAGAGGATTTTCGCTAATTCCCTTTTCAGTATATGAGATAATACTATATGGTTTTTCAATATTTATATTAGTTAGATTAATAAGGTATATTTATCTTGGCATAACTAAAAAACTTTCGTTTAAGAAAATTATTATAAGAGCAACGAGTAATTTTCTGATCTATGTATCAGTTTTTTTGTTTTTAAATATGATAGCTTTAGGTGTTAACTCTTTTAGAACGGATTTTGTTACTTTAACAAATTTGAAGGTTAGTAATAATTCAGACGAAGAAAGGCTTATTGAGATTTGCGAACGTTTTAAAGATAAGCTTAATGAATTAGATGGAAAGATACAAAAGGATCAAAATGGATTTTTAAAATTGGATACTAATGTAAGGCAGGAAGGAAGAGATAATATGAAAAATTTGGGTAAGACTTACTCGTTTCTTCAAGGCTATTATCCTATTCCTAAGCCATATATTTTTTCTAAGGTAATGTCTTATCAACTATTAGAAGGAGAGACAAATTTTACTCTTGAAGCTAACTATAATAATGATATGCCACAAGTCGATATTCCAAGTACTATTTGCCATGAATTAAGTCATGTAAAAGGATTTATAAATGAATATGAAGCAAATTATATAAGCTTTCTCGCATGTATTAATTCAAATAGTTACGAATATCAATATAGTGGGTATTTTATGGCATATTCTTATTGCATGAGTGATTTATATTATTCTAACTTAGATGCTTTCAAAAAAATAAATGGTGAGCTTTCTGACAATGTGAAGCTGGAGCTAAAAAATGAAGCCTTATTTTGGGATAGCTATAGAGGTGGAATATCAGATTTATACGACAATGTATATGATAAGATACTAAAAGCGGGCGGCCAGGAAGATGGTATCAGAAGTTACAATGTTGTTGTTAAATTGTTAATGGCAGGATATGGAGATCAATTTGAATAA
- a CDS encoding copper homeostasis protein CutC → MAILEMCVGNYEDAVSAAHKGADRIELCDNLLEDGTTPSFGTIKKTIEKLNIPVMVIIRPRGGKFVYTEDEAEIMKYDIEMCKKLGAYGVVIGAIKNCRVDKRLIKELVQLAKPMSITFHMAFDEVEDKFAAVDELIGLGVDRILTKGGAKDAMSGKDTLKELVDYADARISIMPGKGVNKENRDFLLEYTGADEIHGSKIV, encoded by the coding sequence ATGGCCATATTGGAAATGTGTGTTGGAAATTATGAGGATGCTGTTTCAGCTGCTCATAAAGGAGCAGATAGAATAGAGTTATGTGATAATTTGTTAGAGGATGGAACTACTCCAAGCTTCGGAACAATTAAAAAGACTATAGAGAAATTAAATATTCCTGTAATGGTTATTATAAGGCCGCGTGGAGGAAAATTCGTATATACAGAAGATGAAGCAGAAATAATGAAATATGATATAGAAATGTGTAAAAAGCTTGGAGCTTATGGAGTGGTGATTGGAGCAATAAAAAATTGTAGGGTAGATAAAAGACTTATTAAGGAATTAGTACAATTGGCTAAACCTATGAGCATAACTTTTCATATGGCATTTGATGAAGTAGAAGATAAGTTTGCAGCAGTTGATGAATTAATAGGGCTTGGTGTAGATAGAATACTTACAAAAGGTGGAGCTAAAGATGCTATGTCTGGTAAAGATACCTTAAAAGAGTTAGTTGATTATGCTGATGCAAGAATTTCAATTATGCCAGGAAAAGGTGTAAATAAGGAAAACAGAGATTTTCTGTTGGAGTATACAGGTGCGGATGAAATACATGGCAGTAAGATAGTTTAA
- a CDS encoding phospho-sugar glycosidase domain-containing protein, whose translation MCFLTLHICNEEYMRYMGELQILKTNQKADHRTNVVARVAENYVHMLKYIDGGKKFYFNIK comes from the coding sequence TTGTGTTTTTTAACTCTTCACATATGCAATGAAGAATACATGAGGTATATGGGAGAATTGCAGATATTAAAAACTAATCAGAAGGCGGATCATAGGACAAATGTTGTAGCACGTGTTGCAGAAAACTATGTTCATATGCTTAAGTATATAGATGGTGGCAAAAAATTTTATTTTAATATAAAATAA